TAGTTATCAAATTTTGTGAAATTATCTGTAATAACACTCATCATAATAGCCGTTTTTAGCCCGATTCCTGGTATCGTTTTTATTCTTTCAACCGTGTCTTTATAAGCTAATCTTCCTATTTGCTCTATCTTTTTTTCAAACTTATCAATACGTCTTATTAATAATATTAGTACTTGTTTTAATTCTTTTCTAAGATCCGAACTCAACAAACCTGTTGCTTCAAAGGATTCTAATTGTCTTTTTGTTTGATGTTTTTGTTTTTTTAGTAATTCTAAAGCTGTGTAAAGTTGTTTAATTTCTATACTAGGTTTACTCTCTGGACACCATCTTTTTAACTCATATTGAGCACCATATTCGGCAATTGTCTTTGCGTCTTTTTTATCTGTTTTTGCTCTATATAATCTTGTTTGACTATATCTTCTAATTATCAAAGGATTTAATACACATACATTAAAACTAGATGCATGTAAAAAAGTTGCTAACTGAACATAATAAGGACCACTAGCCTCCATTACAATCCAGTCTGATGCACTAATCAATTTAATAAATTGCTCAAAACCTGTATTTTGATTCTTAAAAATTTTGTGAATCCATTTATCTTTTTCTAAATAAGAAACATCAAAGGTTTGCTTACTAATATCAATTCCTATAATTTTACTCATATCAAATGTTTTTATAGAAAAATTACTACATTTACTTATCAATCCTAAATACAGACTTGATGGTCTAATGATCTGTTCAAGTTTATGTAGTAAGGGGTAAAGTGATTAGCATTGCGAACGGTCTTTAATGACAAATGACGGACTATAATCTTTTCCTTTACCCTTACTTTTCTTGTTAAATATTAAATCTAATTTAAGCTTTTTAAAAACAGATCCTTATTTTTACAAACATAGGATGACAGAAGTTTCCAAACAAGTTTAGCCCTGATTGAAACGGCATCCTTTTTATTTTTCATAAAAAGATACAGTGGAAAGCAGGAAATAGCTTCTAAAAATTAATTTAAATCTTCGTTAAAATATCTAAGGCAGTTTTTACGCTATCAATTCGAATAAAAGTAACTAATAAACGCAAACCGTTTTTGCTTTCTTTCTCTTTCATAACACAGCTTTTTCCATTTTTCTGAACGTATTCTAACATTCTAGTAAACGCTTCTGTATGGTAAAAATCACTTTGTTGATTGGCAACAAAATAACCCATCATTCTTTTTTGCTTTAAAATAACTTTCTCTAAACCGAGTTCTTTTGCCAACCATTTTATACGAACAGAATTTAATAAATCTTCTACTTGTGTAGGGATTTCGCCAAAACGATCTATAATTTCAGTTTCGAAAACTAGTAATTCTTCTTCCGTTTTTAGCTCGCCTAATTTGTTGTATAGACTCAATCTTTCTGTAATTGAATTGATATAATCATCTGGAAATAAAATTTCGAAATCAGTATCAATAGTTACGTCTTTTACATACTCTTTTGGCTTAGAATCGTCTGTAGGATATAATTCTTTAAATTCGTTTTCTTTAAGCTCGTCAATTGCTTCTTGTAGTATTTTTTGATATGTATCAAACCCAATATCATTGATAAATCCACTTTGTTCACCACCCAATAAATCTCCTGCTCCACGAATTTCTAAATCTTTCATGGCAATATTAATTCCGCTTCCTAAATCTGAAAATAAAACCAATGCTTCGATACGTTTTCTGGCATCATCGGTCATCATATGATAAGGAGGCGTTATAAAATAACAGAACGCTTTTTTGTTAGAACGACCAACTCTACCACGCATTTGGTGTAAATCTGAAAGTCCGAAATTATTGGCGTTATTAATAAAAATAGTGTTGGCATTTGGTACATCTAAACCACTTTCTATAATTGTTGTAGAAACTAAAACATCGAATTCGCCACTCATAAAACTGAGCATTAATCCTTCTAACTTTTTACCTTCCATTTGTCCGTGACCAATGGCAACTTTAGCGGAAGGAACCAACCTCTGTATTAAACCAGCAACTTCTTTAATGTTTTCTATTCTATTATGAATAAAGAAAACCTGACCTCCTCTGGAAATTTCGTAAGAAATAGCATCTCTTATTATTTCTTCAGAAAAACGAATTACATTACTATCTATTGGATGCCTGTTTGGTGGTGGCGTTTTTATAACAGATAAATCTCTTGCCGCCATTAAACTGAATTGTAACGTTCTTGGAATTGGAGTTGCAGTTAGCGTTAATGTATCTACATTTTCTTTTAGTGTTTTTAACTTGTCTTTTACAGCAACACCAAATTTTTGCTCTTCATCAATAATTAATAAACCTAAATCTTTAAATTTTAAACGTTGATTAGTTAATTGATGTGTTCCAATAATAATATCTACAGAACCATCATTTACACCATTTATGGCTTCCGTTTTTTGTTTTGCAGTTCTAAAGCGATTTAAATAATCGATTCTAACAGGAAAATCTTTTAATCTTTCTGTAAAGGTTTTGTAATGTTGAAAGGCAAGAATTGTTGTAGGTACTAAAATTGCGACTTGTTTTCCATTATCTACTGCTTTAAAAGCAGCTCTTACAGCAACTTCTGTTTTACCAAAACCAACATCACCACAAACCAATCGATCCATTGGTTGTTCTTTTTCCATATCATTTTTTACATCTTGAGTAGATGTAAATTGATCTGGCGTATCTTCATACATAAAACTACCTTCTAACTCATGTTGAATGTGAGTATCTGGACCAAAAGCGAATCCTTTTTGTAGTTTTCTTTTTGCATATAATTGAATTAAATTAAATGCAATATGTTTAACTCTGGCTTTTGTTTTTTGTTTGATTTTTTTCCAAGCTCCAGAACCTAATTTGTATATTTTAGGTGCTTTTCCGTCTTTTCCATTAAATTTAGAAATCTTGTGAAGCGAGTGAATGCTTACGTATAAAATATCTCTTTCTCCATAAACAAGTTTTATTGCTTCTTGCTTATTTCCTTGAACATCAATTTTCTGCAAACCACCAAACTTTCCAATTCCATGATCCATATGTGTTACATAATCGCCAATTTCTAGTTTGGTTAATTCTTGAATTGTGATTGCTTGTTTTTTAGCGTACCCATTTTTTAATCTGAATTTATGGTAACGTTCAAAAATTTCATGATCTGTATAACAAACTAATCGATTATCGACATCTACAAAACCTTTGTACAAAGAAAAAACAACAGTTTCATAATGAACTTCTTGTTCAGCATCATCGAAAATATCGTGAAAACGTTTTGCTTGTTGCTCATTTGCACAAAAAATATAATTGGTAAATCTTCCTTTATGATATTCTTCTAAGTTTTCAATTAATAAATTGAATTGCTTGTTAAAAGAAGGTTGTGCAATGGTATTGAATTCAATTTTTTGGTTTTCTGATTTTTGATTTCCAAAATTAACCAAGGTAAAATCTTGTAATTGTTTTTTAATAAAATCTCCATTACAAAATAATTCTTCTGGTTTTGCGTGTTTTATTTCTTTGGATAAATCTTTAAAAGCTTCTTTAGATTTCTCAAAGAAAGTATCTAAATTACCAACTAATAAATCGATATTCTTCGTAAAAATGACTGTTTTTGAAGAAATATATTTTAGAAAACTTTCTCTATTTTCTTCTAATGTTTTGTTTTCAACATTAGGCATTATAGAAACTTTCTTCAGTTTTTCTTTAGATAACTGTGTTTCTACATCAAAAGAACGAATACTATCTATTTCATCACCAAAAAATTCAATTCTGTAAGGTTCGTCATTAGAAAAAGAAAAAACATCTATAATTCCTCCACGTACAGAGAAATCTCCAGGCTCTGTAACAAAATCTACGCGTTTAAATTTGTATTCGAATAAAACTTCGTTTACAAAATCGAGCGATAAACTTTCGCCAACCGTAACTTTTAAGGTGTTCTTTTCTAATTCTTTTTTGGTAACTACTTTTTCAAATAAAGCAGTTGGGTAAGTAACTATTACTGCAGGTTTTTTACGAGAGTTAATTCTATTTAAAACTTCAGAACGTAATAAAACATTTGCATTATCAGTTTCTTCAATTTGATAAGGTCTTCTGTATGAGCCAGGGTAAAATAGTACATTTTTTTCGCCTAATAATTGCTCTAAATCATTTAAGTAATAAGCAGCTTCTTCTTTATCATTAAAGATTAAAAGATAGGGTTTGTCTGCTTTTTTGAAACTTTCTGATATAACAAAAGACAACGAAGAGCCGACCAAATTCGATATTTGAAAATGGTTTTTGTCTTGTTGAAGTGCTTTAATTATCTGCGAAACATTCGCAGAATTTTGATATTGATTTACAATGTTCTGGGTACTCAACCTGAAATATTTTGTTCAAAGATATTAATTTGATTTTGTTATTTATAAAATGTTTGGAATAAGTACATAATCTATTTATAGATTTCCAAAAATAGATTTGAAAGTATACGTTCTTATTTTTAGTTTACAGTAGGGGTTGTATTTCGTTTTAATTTTAGCTTTTTATCATTTATAAGAAAAATACTTTACGGAGTTACTTATTAATAGCTTACTATTCAAAAGTATATCTATGTAAATAAAAAACCATTAACTATTATGTTTTCTCATATAATACAATATATTTGCGTTTAGGAAGTTTTAATATTGTTTACTAATCCCCTATATGCAATGAAAATAAAATTTAATTACTTAAATATTCTCTTCTTATTTTTGACAATGTCACTTTATAGTCAAAGTGCAGATAACAAGTGGACTTTCGGTTTAGATTTAGCTTCTGTTAAATACTCAGATGCTGATGGTGCAAATCTTGGAGGTTCCTTTATAAGTCAAACACCTAGATTTTCTTTGGCAAAGTATATGTTTTCTGGAATAACTTTTGTTGGGTCGGTTTCTACTGCAATAGGAGATAATCAAAAATATACAACTTTTGACGGAATTGCTCGTTATGATTTTGGAACATCTCAAAATAATGTAGTGCCTTATATCTTTATTGGAGGTAGTTTTATTAAAGCTGCGTCTTTAACACCTACTCTTGACTTTGGAGCTGGTAATACTTTTTGGTTTTCTGATAAATATGGATTAAATATTCAGATGATGTATAAATATTCTCAAGATAAATTTGCTAGTCAGAAGTCACATATAATGCCTTCATTAGGACTGGTTTATAGTTTTAAAGGGCGCTCCCTTGTTCCAAGACTTTGGAATAGCAATCGTTAGCCTAATCTTAGTTTATAATAATAAAACTTTTTTATCTGTTGAATAATCATTTCTTTTAAATTTAATTAAAAGTTTGGATTTAAATCAACGCTTAAAACACCAATACTATTAATTACCGAATTTTAAACCAACAAATATTGTTCTTGGTGTTGCCGGACCGTAAATAAAGTTACTATCTCTTTCCTTACCAATATCAAAACTGGTTTGATAATCATCAAAAAGGTTTTTAGCTCCGGCAAATAATTCAATATTGGTATTCAATTTTTCAACATTAAATGTATAGCTAGATTTAAAACCAACTTCAGCAAAAGTAGGGGACGTGAAATATGCATCTGTAATTAAATTTTGAGGTGAAGCCAAATGAAGAATATCCATTTTACCTGTATAAACTAAGTTTACTGATGTCTTAAATTTTTGATTCGGTGTATAAGTCAATGTTGCATAACCATATGTATTAGGTGTTCTTAAAAATTTCTTTTTAGGGTCTAAAATATCTGAGTTTTCTACAGCAGTATCAAATTCACTTGATTGAAGCGTAAAGCCTATATCTACTTGAAAAATTCCATCATAATTTAAACGAGCTTCTAGGGTAATCCCTTTTACTGTTGCTCCATCTCCGTTTTGTTTTTCAAATAATTCGCCAAATTTATCACTTCCAATATTTACTTGTGTAAATGCGTCGTTTAAATGTGTGTAAAAGCTTTCAATTGTAAATCCATAGATATAATGTTCTGTAGGTCTGTCATAATTAAAAGAGATGTTATAACTTTTAGAACGCTCTTCTTTTAATTTATCCGATAAAGAAATTCTTGAAATTCCTCCACCTGCAAAAGCAATATGTAAATCGGTGTCAAAAGATTGAGGGGCTCTAAAACCTGTTCCGTATGTTGCTCTAATTTGAGCGTTTCCAAAAGGTTTTGCTAAAAAAGAAATTCTTGGACTCGCAATTACATTATCAACCAAATTATGTTTGTCTAATCTTACTCCTGTTAATAAATTTATTTTCTCTGTGATTTCCCAATCACTCTGAAAAAAGAATCCGTAGTTTTTAGTTAATTGGTCTACTTCGTAATTATAAGCAGGAATTTCATCAAAAACATCATCTTGTACAAATTCAGTTCCGATTGTAAAAAAGTTATTTCCTTTAAAAAAATCTTCAACTTTATGATTGTATTGAATTCCACCCTGATACGTTGTAGTCTCAGAATCTCCATAAGGAGGATTTGCTAAATGAGCTGTGTCTTCTGGCGTGCCAACATCTGGACGAATACCTGTGTAATGTTCTCTCCCTGTATATTGAGTAGCGAAATAAGTAATTAAAGAACTTTTATCATCATTAAAATTAATTTGATAATCTACATTACCAACATAAACATCGTGCGTACGTTCTTCCGATTGCAATGCAAAATGGGGAGCACCATCTACCATTTCTCCACCATAACGATATTCATTCATTTTACTGAAGTTGATTTCCAGTTTTTGATCATCAGTAGGTAAAAAGAAAATATTTGTACCAAAAGAATTGTTCTTTAATTCTGGTAATTCCGAAAAGTTATCTCCATTTGCATCATACAAACCTCTAGTTCTGTTGTTGATAAAAAACGAAGCTCCAGCATTTCTATCTTCATTTATAACAGTCGCATTTCCAGTAATAATGTTATCAGAAATTCCATCTATATTTTGATACGTATAGCCAATAGAATAGTTATTTTTTTTCGGTATTTTAGTAATTACATTTACAGTTCCACCAACAGCGCTAGATCCATACAAAGCAGAACCACCACCACGAATAACTTCAATTCTGTCAATCATATTTGTAGGTATTTGCTCTAAACCATATAAACCAGTTAATGGGCTAAAAATTGGGCGACCATTAATTAGAATTTGAGAATATCCACCAGCTAAACCATTCATTCTTAATTGTGTGTAATTGCAAGTTTGGCAATCGGTTTCTACACGTAAACCTGTTTGGAATTTTAAACCTTCAGATAAATTACATGCTTGTGCATTGTCTAAAGTAACACTATTAATTACGTTTACAATTACTGGGCTATTGGTTCTTCTTTTATCAGTTCTCGTTCCTGTTACCGTAATTTGATCTAACATTTCAGAATGTTCTGTCAATCTAAAATTAACGCTACTTTCTTCTGATGAATTTATTGTAATTACTTTTCTTTGAGATACAAAACCAGTAAATGAAGCTATTAAAACAATTTTATTTTTATTGCTTTTAAGTTGATAAAATCCGTTTTCATCAGTAGTTGCTCCTATTTGTGTTCCTTTAATTGATACTGAAGCAAATGGAAGTATTTCTCCTTTTGTAGAAGTTACTTTCCCTGTTATTGTTTGACTATTTATTGTAATAGTTATCAATAAAATTACAAGTGTAATGTGCTTTATCATTTTAATGTTTGAATATGAAAAAAAATATTTTTCAGCAAATATAATTTAATTTTTAGACTTGTCTAAAAATTTATTTTAATAAAAATAAAAAGTATATATTTGTTGTCTAAACTTTATAGATGTTTACACTTTCTGAAGAAAACTATTTAAAAGCAATTTATCATCTAGAATTAGATGCTGATAAAGGAATCAGTACAAATGCAATTGCTAAAAAAATAGAAACGAAAGCTTCTTCTGTTACAGATATGATTAAGAAATTATCTGAAAAAGAAGTTGTGATTTATAAAAAGTATAAAGGTGTAACGTTAACGAATTTTGGGAAGAAAACGGCAGCTAATATTGTAAGAAAACATAGATTATGGGAAGTTTTTTTAGTTGAAAAATTAAATTTTTCTTGGGATGAAGTACATGATGTTGCTGAGCAATTAGAACATATTAAATCTCCAAAATTAGTAGATCAATTAGATGCTTTTTTAGGTTTTCCATCACATGATCCTCATGGAGACCCTATTCCTGATAAAGATGGGAATTTAAAAACGATTGAAAAAAGTTTATTGTCAACTTTAGAGAAAAATGAAATCGGAATTTGTGTTGGTGTAAATGATTCTTCATCAGAATTTTTAAAATTCTTAGACAAAAAAGGAATCACTTTAGGAAAACAAATTATAGTATTAGAAAAAGAAGATTTTGATGATTCTTTATCAATTCAAATAGATAATAAGAGGCTTTCAATTTCAAATAAAATTGCTAACAATTTATATATACAAAAAGCCCATAATGGGTAATAAATAAAATAAGTAGATTTAATATTATGAGTACATTTGATCAATTAGTAGAGTACGCTAAAGAAAATCCAATTTGGGCTGCATTATATGCATCTCTTTTTACTTGGGGGTTAACAGCTGCAGGAGCAGCATTAGTATTCTTTTTTAAAAAATTAAATCGAGCAGTTTTAGACGGAATGTTAGGTTTTACAGGTGGAGTTATGGTAGCTGCAAGTTTTTGGAGTTTATTAGCACCAGCAATAGATAACAGTCCTGGAGAAGGTTTTGTTAAAGTTTTACCCGCAGCAATTGGTTTTGGTTTAGGAGCTTTATCTCTTTTCGGAATGGATAAAATTTTACCGCATTTACATATCAACTTTAAAGAAAATGAAGCAGAAGGTGTTAAAACAGAATTACATAGATCCACTTTACTGGTTTTAGCAATAACATTACATAATATTCCAGAAGGTTTGGCAGTTGGAGTTTTGTTTGGAGCAGCATCAACCTTAGTAGGAGTGGAGCAAACAGAAATGGTAATTGCTGCAATTTCATTAGCAATTGGTATCGGAATTCAGAATTTTCCAGAAGGTTTTGCAGTTGCAATGCCGTTAAGAAGACAAGGTGTTAGTAGGTTAAAAAGTTTTTGGTATGGACAATTATCTGCAGTTGTAGAACCAGTTGCAGCTGTTTTAGGAGCATTAGCAGTATCATTTTTTACACCAATTTTACCTTATGCTTTAGCATTTGCAGCAGGAGCAATGATTTTTGTAGTTGTTGAAGAAGTGATTCCAGAAACACAAAGAGATAAATATACAGATATTGCTACACTTGGTTTTATTGGTGGATTTATTGTGATGATGTCTTTAGATGTAGGTTTAGGATAGAGCTTAATTAAAAAATATAATTATAAAGCCAAACAATAACTGTTTGGCTTTTTGTATTTTGCAGTAAAAATAGTTCTGTGCAAAATTCATCTACATTTCAAGTTTATAATGCTTCAGCAGGAAGTGGTAAAACGTTTACACTTGTAAAAGAGTACTTAAAAGTTTTATTAAATTCTGATGATATTTTTTCGTTTCAAAAAATATTAGCAATTACGTTTACCAACAAAGCTGCTGGTGAAATGAAAGAGCGTGTTTTGTCTAGCTTAGAAGATTTTGCTGATGGTAAAGAAAATGACTTATTTAATATCCTAATCAAGGAAATTTCTGTTGATAAATCATTAATTCAGGAAAGAAGTAAGAGAATACTAGACGCGATTTTACAGAATTATTCTGCTTTTTCAATTACAACTATTGATAGTTTTACACATAAAATCATTAAAAGCTTTGCTTTCGATTTAGGTTTGTCGCTTAATTTTGAAGTAGAAATGGATGCAGTTTCTTTACTTAACGAAGCTGTAGATGTGTTAATTTCTAAAATTGGAACAGATAAAAAACTGACAAATCTATTGATTGATTATTCTTTAGATAAAACTGATGATGATAAATCTTGGGATATTTCTAGAGATTTAAGTGAGTTTGCAAGAATTTTACTAAATGAAGATGACGTAAAACACTTTAGAAGTTTAGCAGATAAACAATTAGACGATTTTACAAATTTAAAGACGAAGCTCTATAATCAACAGAAAGAATTAAAAGAATCGATTAAAGAGATTGGTGCAGAATGTCTTCAAATTATTGAGAATAATGATTTAGAGCATAAAGATTTTATGCGAGGAACTATTCCTAAATTCTTTAACGACTTAAGTACAAAATCTGTCAATATTGATTTTATCAAACGAAGTGAAACAATCAAAAAGGCGATAGATAATAATCAATATTATTCAAAATCGACTTTAGATGCTGTTGCAGCTTCCATAGAACAAATAATTCCTGATATTATCCGATTATTTAAAGAGTCTGAGTTAATTTTTCAGCAATTTTCAATGAATAAATTAGCGTTGAAAAGTATCATTCCTTTAGCTGTTTTAAATAATATCAATTCTGAATTAGAAACTATAAAAGAAGATAATAACATTCGATTGAACGCAGAGTTTAATCAGCTTATTTCTGATAACATAAAAGACCAACCAGCGCCATTTATTTATGAAAGGATTGGGCAGCGATTTCAACATTATTTTATTGATGAAATGCAGGATACTTCTGTGTTACAATGGCAAAATTTAGTTCCGTTAATTGATAATACTTTAGCGCAAGAAAATAGTAATTTATTGTTGGTTGGCGATGGTAAACAAGCAATTTACAGATGGCGAGGAGGAAAAGCAGAACAGTTTATTGAGTTAGGTTCAGATAGAGTAAATCCTTTTCATGTTTCAAAAGAAATTAAAAACTTAGAAACCAATTTCAGGAGTTATTCCGAAATCATCAATTTTAATAATACATTTTTTCAGCATACTGCTAATTTCCTTCAAAATGAATCGTATAAACATTTGTTTGTAGAAGGGAATAAGCAAATAGAAAATTCTAAAAAAGGTGGTTATGTTTCGTTAAGTTTTCTTGATAAAAATGAAGATAAAGACATTGAGAAAGTAAAATATCCACAGAAAGTTTTAGAAAAAATAAATCAATTAAAGGAGAGCTTTTCTTTAAATGAAATCTGTGTTTTAACAAGAACAAGAAAAGATGGAGTTGCTGTTGCAAATTATCTTTCAAAGCAAGGTGTGAATATTGTTTCTTCAGAAACATTGTTGCTTCAAAATAGTGGAAAGGTTTCTTTTATTATTGACATTCTAAAGGTTTTTCAAAACCCAAGTGATGAAGAGTCTCGTTTTGAAATGCTTTATTTTTTACATCAACATTTAGAAATAGCAGGTCCTAAAAATGATTTTTTTAAAGAATTTTCTAAAGCTGATAATCAAACTATTTTAGAGTATTTAAAAAGTTACGGAGTTTCGTTTGATGCTTCGTCTTTTCATCAATTACCATTTTACGAAAAAATAGAAGAGATAATTAGAGGTTTTAATTTGGTTAATTCTTCGGATGCTTATATTCAGTTTTTCTTAGATGTCGTTTTAGAACGACAAAGAAATGGAACTGATATTGGTGAGTTTTTAGAATTTTGGGAACTCAAAAAAGATAGATTGAGTATTGTTGCGCCAGAAAGCGCAAGTGCTGTTCAGATAATGACGATTCATAAATCTAAAGGATTAGAGTTTCCTGTCGTTATTTTTCCTTGTGATGTTGATATTTATAGACAAATAAAACCAAAATCGTGGCTAAATGAATTGCCAGAATCTTATGATGGTTTTAGTGAACTTTTGGTAGATTATAGTAAGAGTTTAAGTATTGTGAGCGAAAGAGGTTTGGATATTTATAATCATCAAAGAGAAGAATTAGAACTAGATAATTTTAATTTATTATATGTTACTTTAACTAGAGCTGTAGAGCAATTACACGTTATAACTGAGAAAAAACTATCTTCCAAAGGTGAAGAGAATGCAAATTTCTATTCAGGTGTTTTTATTAATTATTTAAAACAACAAGATCTTTGGAATGATGAGGTTTTAGAATATTCTTTTGGTGATGAAAAAAGAGTGAGTAAAAATGAAACAGAAACTTCTGTAGCTGAAATTCACGAGAAATTTATTTCAACACCTTGGCAAGAACATAATATCGTTTTATTAGCGAATTCTTCTAAATTATGGAATACAGAACAAGGTGAGGCTATTAATTTTGGAAATTTATTTCATGAAATATTTGCTAAAATTATCACTAAAAAAGATGTTGATAGTGTTGTTTCTCAATACAATCAGCAAGGTGTTTTAGATGATGATCAAACAGCGTTTATCAAAAAAAGTATTTATGATGTTGTAAATCACCCAGATTTAGCAATTTACTTCTCTGATAATGTTGTGGTTTTTAATGAAAGAGAAATTGTAGATATAGACAATTTAGTGATTATTCCTGATAGACTCGTTTTTACTGCAAAAAGGGAAGTTGTAATTATTGATTATAAGACAGGAAATCCATCAACAGAACATCATCAACAGCTTTTAAAATATGAAAGAGTTTTAATGTCGATGAATTATAAAGTTGGAAAAAAAATACTAATATATATTAATAATGAAATTGATGTAGTTGAAGTATAATCAAAAAAAATAAACTTTGTAACTTCGCATTTCTTAATTTGATAAAAAATGTACGGTAAAATTAAAGATACTCTAAAGAAAGAGATTCAAGAAATAAAGGATGCTGGTTTATATAAGTCTGAAAGAATTATAACTTCA
The window above is part of the Polaribacter sp. SA4-12 genome. Proteins encoded here:
- a CDS encoding UvrD-helicase domain-containing protein, which translates into the protein MQNSSTFQVYNASAGSGKTFTLVKEYLKVLLNSDDIFSFQKILAITFTNKAAGEMKERVLSSLEDFADGKENDLFNILIKEISVDKSLIQERSKRILDAILQNYSAFSITTIDSFTHKIIKSFAFDLGLSLNFEVEMDAVSLLNEAVDVLISKIGTDKKLTNLLIDYSLDKTDDDKSWDISRDLSEFARILLNEDDVKHFRSLADKQLDDFTNLKTKLYNQQKELKESIKEIGAECLQIIENNDLEHKDFMRGTIPKFFNDLSTKSVNIDFIKRSETIKKAIDNNQYYSKSTLDAVAASIEQIIPDIIRLFKESELIFQQFSMNKLALKSIIPLAVLNNINSELETIKEDNNIRLNAEFNQLISDNIKDQPAPFIYERIGQRFQHYFIDEMQDTSVLQWQNLVPLIDNTLAQENSNLLLVGDGKQAIYRWRGGKAEQFIELGSDRVNPFHVSKEIKNLETNFRSYSEIINFNNTFFQHTANFLQNESYKHLFVEGNKQIENSKKGGYVSLSFLDKNEDKDIEKVKYPQKVLEKINQLKESFSLNEICVLTRTRKDGVAVANYLSKQGVNIVSSETLLLQNSGKVSFIIDILKVFQNPSDEESRFEMLYFLHQHLEIAGPKNDFFKEFSKADNQTILEYLKSYGVSFDASSFHQLPFYEKIEEIIRGFNLVNSSDAYIQFFLDVVLERQRNGTDIGEFLEFWELKKDRLSIVAPESASAVQIMTIHKSKGLEFPVVIFPCDVDIYRQIKPKSWLNELPESYDGFSELLVDYSKSLSIVSERGLDIYNHQREELELDNFNLLYVTLTRAVEQLHVITEKKLSSKGEENANFYSGVFINYLKQQDLWNDEVLEYSFGDEKRVSKNETETSVAEIHEKFISTPWQEHNIVLLANSSKLWNTEQGEAINFGNLFHEIFAKIITKKDVDSVVSQYNQQGVLDDDQTAFIKKSIYDVVNHPDLAIYFSDNVVVFNEREIVDIDNLVIIPDRLVFTAKREVVIIDYKTGNPSTEHHQQLLKYERVLMSMNYKVGKKILIYINNEIDVVEV